The following are from one region of the Muntiacus reevesi chromosome 3, mMunRee1.1, whole genome shotgun sequence genome:
- the OR1B1 gene encoding LOW QUALITY PROTEIN: olfactory receptor 1B1 (The sequence of the model RefSeq protein was modified relative to this genomic sequence to represent the inferred CDS: deleted 1 base in 1 codon), whose product MGCAPNASHSPVFLLLVFSGAEVPPHALFVLFLAIYLTTMMGNVTLVLLISRDSRLQSPMYYLLRGLSVIDMGLSTAILPQLLAHLVTHDPAIPAPRCLAQLFFFYVFGVTDTLVISVMALDRYMAICDPLHYHSMMNRQCCARLLALCWVVSVVHTMLHVGLLLPLSWAADAEGKVRLLHFFCDHRPLLRASCSDIHPNELAIFLEGGVLMMGPCALIVLSYVCIGATILRLPSAAGRRHAVSTCGSHLTMVGFFYGTIIWVYFQPPSQNSQDQDMVASVMYTSITPLANPFVYSLRNKDVKSALHRLLRRGRVAS is encoded by the exons ATGGGCTGTGCCCCTAATGCTTCAcattctccagttttcttgcttctcGTGTTCTCAGGAGCTGAAGTCCCCCCCCAT GccctctttgtcttgttcctagcTATCTACCTGACCACGATGATGGGGAATGTAACTTTAGTGCTGCTCATCTCCCGGGACTCCAGGCTCCAATCACCTATGTACTATCTGCTCCGAGGTCTCTCGGTGATAGACATGGGGCTGTCCACAGCCATTCTGCCCCAGTTGCTGGCCCATCTGGTCACTCATGACCCAGCCATTCCTGCTCCCCGCTGCCTGGCCCAATTATTCTTCTTCTATGTGTTTGGTGTTACAGACACACTTGTTATTTCTGTCATGGCTCTGGATCGATACATGGCCATCTGTGACCCTCTGCACTACCATTCAATGATGAATCGCCAATGCTGTGCGCGCTTACTGGCCTTGTGTTGGGTGGTGTCTGTGGTGCACACCATGCTGCATGTGGGACTCCTCTTGCCTCTCTCCTGGGCTGCGGATGCCGAAGGCAAGGTTCGCCTTCTCCACTTCTTTTGTGACCACCGACCACTTTTGCGAGCCTCTTGCTCTGACATCCATCCCAACGAGCTGGCCATATTCTTGGAGGGAGGCGTCCTCATGATGGGCCCTTGTGCCCTCATTGTACTCTCCTATGTCTGCATTGGGGCCACCATCCTACGTTTGCCCTCAGCAGCCGGTCGCCGCCATGCAGTCTCCACCTGCGGGTCCCATCTCACCATGGTTGGCTTTTTCTATGGCACCATCATCTGGGTCTACTTCCAGCCTCCTTCCCAGAACTCTCAGGACCAGGACATGGTGGCTTCTGTGATGTACACGTCCATCACGCCTTTGGCCAACCCTTTTGTGTACAGCCTTCGCAACAAGGATGTCAAGAGTGCACTCCATAGGCTGCTTAGAAGAGGGAGGGTGGCCTCCTGA